A stretch of the Panicum virgatum strain AP13 chromosome 9N, P.virgatum_v5, whole genome shotgun sequence genome encodes the following:
- the LOC120688254 gene encoding telomerase Cajal body protein 1-like isoform X1: MAAAEEAAAAPPDGGAESDPAEMSLAGVMEGEEREAAAAEYSWPQLHFDRPPRRLYHFARQFRSVAPAAGSGSGENFLKGVKWSPDGSSFLTSSDDNSLRLFYLPEDAYGGAEHVAEASVGDQDSYGAFLQVNEGEPVYDFCWYPCMSLSGVLFVFADPATCVFASTSRDHPIHLWDATSRELRCTYRAYDAMDEITAALSIAFNSTGSKLFAGYNKAMRVFDVHRPGRDFDQYSLLKGDEGPTGIVSSMSFSPHNGMLAVGSYSQTTVVYAESNMEALYVLHGQLGGVTQVLFSKDGNYLYTGGRKDPYILCWDIRNTVDIVYKLYRTADTTNQRIYFDIEPCGRHLATGGQDGMVHVYDLQGGQWVTGFQAAADTVNGFSFHPYLPFAATSSGHRRFGMQDEFEEELNLAGDENCCSVWMFPSLQEA, from the exons AtggcagcggcggaggaagcAGCTGCCGCGCCGCCTGACGGCGGCGCAGAGAGCGATCCTGCTGAGATGTCTTTGGCGGGGGTGAtggagggggaggagagagaggcggcggcggcggagtactcgtggccccaGCTCCACTTCGACCGCCCGCCCCGCCGGCTCTACCACTTCGCCCGCCAGTTCCGCTCCGTTGCTCCCGCTGCCGGCAGCGGAAGCGGCGAGAACTTCCTAAAAGGCGTCAAGTGGTCGCCCGACGGCTCCTCCTTCCTCACCAGCTCCGACGACAACTCGCTCCGCTTGTTCTACCT GCCGGAGGACGCGTACGGTGGGGCGGAGCACGTTGCCGAGGCCTCTGTTGGAGATCAAG ATTCTTATGGTGCATTCCTTCAGGTGAACGAGGGTGAACCAGTGTACGATTTCTGCTGGTACCCGTGTATGTCCTTGTCTG gtgttttgtttgtttttgcaGACCCAGCCACCTGTGTATTTGCGAGCACCAGTCGtgatcaccccatacatctctGGGATGCCACCAGTAGGGAG CTCCGGTGCACCTACAGAGCATATGATGCCATGGATGAAATAACTGCTGCACTTTCAATCGCTTTCAATTCCACTGGATCTAA GCTCTTTGCTGGATACAACAAAGCAATGAGAGTATTTGATGTTCATCGGCCTGGTAGAGATTTTGATCAGTATTCTTTACTTAAGGGAGATGAAGGGCCAACAG GTATAGTATCATCAATGTCCTTCTCTCCTCACAATGGGATGCTTGCTGTTGGCTCATACAGCCAGACAACTGTTGTGTATGCGGAGAGTAATATGGAGGCTTTGTATGTCTTACATGGCCAGCTTGGTGGTGTTACACAG GTGCTTTTCTCGAAAGATGGGAACTATCTGTATACTGGAGGGCGCAAG GATCCATACATATTATGTTGGGATATTCGCAATACTGTGGACATTGTTTACAA GTTGTACAGAACAGCTGATACTACTAATCAAAGAATATATTTTGACATTGAGCCCTGTGGTAGACATCTAGCCACTGGTGGGCAG GATGGGATGGTCCATGTATATGACCTTCAAGGTGGTCAATGGGTAACAGGCTTCCAAGCAGCAGCTG ATACTGTAAACGGGTTCTCCTTCCATCCATACCTTCCATTTGCGGCAACATCATCTGGGCACAGAAGATTTGGTATGCAAGATGAGTTTGAAGAAGAGTTAAATTTGGCAG GCGATGAGAACTGCTGCTCTGTCTGGATGTTTCCTTCCTTGCAAGAAGCTTGA
- the LOC120688254 gene encoding telomerase Cajal body protein 1-like isoform X2 yields MAAAEEAAAAPPDGGAESDPAEMSLAGVMEGEEREAAAAEYSWPQLHFDRPPRRLYHFARQFRSVAPAAGSGSGENFLKGVKWSPDGSSFLTSSDDNSLRLFYLPEDAYGGAEHVAEASVGDQDSYGAFLQVNEGEPVYDFCWYPCMSLSDPATCVFASTSRDHPIHLWDATSRELRCTYRAYDAMDEITAALSIAFNSTGSKLFAGYNKAMRVFDVHRPGRDFDQYSLLKGDEGPTGIVSSMSFSPHNGMLAVGSYSQTTVVYAESNMEALYVLHGQLGGVTQVLFSKDGNYLYTGGRKDPYILCWDIRNTVDIVYKLYRTADTTNQRIYFDIEPCGRHLATGGQDGMVHVYDLQGGQWVTGFQAAADTVNGFSFHPYLPFAATSSGHRRFGMQDEFEEELNLAGDENCCSVWMFPSLQEA; encoded by the exons AtggcagcggcggaggaagcAGCTGCCGCGCCGCCTGACGGCGGCGCAGAGAGCGATCCTGCTGAGATGTCTTTGGCGGGGGTGAtggagggggaggagagagaggcggcggcggcggagtactcgtggccccaGCTCCACTTCGACCGCCCGCCCCGCCGGCTCTACCACTTCGCCCGCCAGTTCCGCTCCGTTGCTCCCGCTGCCGGCAGCGGAAGCGGCGAGAACTTCCTAAAAGGCGTCAAGTGGTCGCCCGACGGCTCCTCCTTCCTCACCAGCTCCGACGACAACTCGCTCCGCTTGTTCTACCT GCCGGAGGACGCGTACGGTGGGGCGGAGCACGTTGCCGAGGCCTCTGTTGGAGATCAAG ATTCTTATGGTGCATTCCTTCAGGTGAACGAGGGTGAACCAGTGTACGATTTCTGCTGGTACCCGTGTATGTCCTTGTCTG ACCCAGCCACCTGTGTATTTGCGAGCACCAGTCGtgatcaccccatacatctctGGGATGCCACCAGTAGGGAG CTCCGGTGCACCTACAGAGCATATGATGCCATGGATGAAATAACTGCTGCACTTTCAATCGCTTTCAATTCCACTGGATCTAA GCTCTTTGCTGGATACAACAAAGCAATGAGAGTATTTGATGTTCATCGGCCTGGTAGAGATTTTGATCAGTATTCTTTACTTAAGGGAGATGAAGGGCCAACAG GTATAGTATCATCAATGTCCTTCTCTCCTCACAATGGGATGCTTGCTGTTGGCTCATACAGCCAGACAACTGTTGTGTATGCGGAGAGTAATATGGAGGCTTTGTATGTCTTACATGGCCAGCTTGGTGGTGTTACACAG GTGCTTTTCTCGAAAGATGGGAACTATCTGTATACTGGAGGGCGCAAG GATCCATACATATTATGTTGGGATATTCGCAATACTGTGGACATTGTTTACAA GTTGTACAGAACAGCTGATACTACTAATCAAAGAATATATTTTGACATTGAGCCCTGTGGTAGACATCTAGCCACTGGTGGGCAG GATGGGATGGTCCATGTATATGACCTTCAAGGTGGTCAATGGGTAACAGGCTTCCAAGCAGCAGCTG ATACTGTAAACGGGTTCTCCTTCCATCCATACCTTCCATTTGCGGCAACATCATCTGGGCACAGAAGATTTGGTATGCAAGATGAGTTTGAAGAAGAGTTAAATTTGGCAG GCGATGAGAACTGCTGCTCTGTCTGGATGTTTCCTTCCTTGCAAGAAGCTTGA
- the LOC120688253 gene encoding uncharacterized protein LOC120688253, with translation MSDESPPPAPAPPAQAAEKSQPAEQEAGGWGGWGLSIFSEISRNAVEVAKSAIADIQQPLEQDTGPDSGEKEEKKELEGEGEEEERRKAALDKLENASEDSILGQGLKAFDNSVETITTSTWQALGTAWKSGSLFVQTLENSASSLAETIQQGELPAKASAIAPTILETGKSFTARGMEVLERVGKETMEFIVEETGMEVDKGSTGEGDQQTEEEQFEEVSFDRCFYIYGGPDQLEELEALSSHYALLFNRKKGKLNAEQKTYYDGKLKEIQQIFSLSTNAEEDGPDSDKGKKIESADTDGDAEMKKLCETSVSKAAKMAAGFTTALGGLSPNEIIKRTTNRLETIHSEGVHRLSEMCCLAVSQFLVLGKSVISATNKSKNEEDDENGIKIDWPEDPISKAKIIRWKVQSISVDMEKVSTSFATGISDVAEAYAATIQNALADKQDDLPNQKSVQEKAKSISKHLNSDQTSAVSKLQDALQYLAYVVVCASMPSA, from the exons ATGTCCGACgagtcgccgccgccagcgccagcgccgccggcgcaggccGCCGAGAAGAGCCAACCCGCCGAGCAGGAGGCTGGTGGCTGGGGCGGATGGGGCCTCTCCATCTTCTCCGAGATCTCCCGCAAC GCGGTGGAGGTTGCTAAGAGTGCCATCGCGGACATTCAGCAACCGCTGGAGCAGGACACGGGACccgatagcggggagaaggaggagaagaaggaactggagggggaaggggaggaggaggagagacgCAAGGCGGCTCTTGACAAGCTGGAGAATGCCAGTGAGGACTCGATCCTGGGCCAG GGGCTCAAGGCCTTTGATAACTCGGTGGAGACCATCACAACCAGTACTTGGCAAGCTCTTGGGACCGCGTGGAAGAGTGGCTCACTATTTGTTCAAAC ATTGGAGAACTCAGCTTCAAGCTTGGCTGAAACCATTCAACAGGGAGAACTGCCTGCCAAAGCATCTGCAATAGCACCAACCATTTTAGAG ACAGGGAAGTCATTTACAGCAAGAGGTATGGAAGTGCTTGAACGTGTTGGAAAGGAGACAATGGAGTTTATTGTTGAAGAAACTGGTATGGAAGTCGATAAAGGTAGTACTGGTGAAGGTGACCAGCAGACAGAAGAGGAGCAGTTTGAAGAAGTCTCATTTGACAGATGCTTCTATATTTATGGAGGCCCTGATCAATTAGAG GAACTGGAAGCACTATCAAGCCACTATGCATTGTTGTTTAATAGGAAAAAGGGAAAACTAAATGCTGAGCAGAAAACTTATTATGATGGAAAGCTCAAAGAAATACAACAGATATTTAGTCTTAGCACCAATGCTGAGGAAGATGGACCAGACTCTGACAAAGGGAAGAAGATTGAATCAGCTGATACTGACGGTGATGCTGAGATGAAGAAGTTATGtgaaacaagtgttagcaaagCTGCTAAGATGGCCGCAGG GTTCACCACTGCTTTGGGTGGGCTTTCTCCAAATGAGATTATCAAACGAACTACCAATAGGCTAGAGACCATTCACTCAGAGGGTGTTCAT AGACTATCAGAGATGTGCTGCCTTGCAGTTTCTCAGTTTCTGGTACTAGGAAAGTCAGTAATATCTGCCACCAACAAAtcaaagaatgaagaagatgatgaaaacGGCATTAAGATTGATTGGCCTGAAGATCCTATTTCAAAAGCTAAAATAATCAGATGGAAAGTGCAATCCATCTCTGTGGATATGGAAAAGGtctctactagttttgctacaG GAATCTCGGATGTGGCTGAAGCTTATGCGGCAACCATACAAAATGCTCTCGCTGACAAGCAGGACGATCTCCCAAATCAGAAGTCGGTGCAGGAGAAGGCTAAGTCGATATCCAAACATCTGAATTCCGATCAAACTAGTGCTGTCAGCAAGCTACAAGACGCCCTGCAGTACCTGGCCTACGTTGTCGTTTGCGCTTCCATGCCAAGTGCCTGA